A DNA window from Aureibaculum sp. 2308TA14-22 contains the following coding sequences:
- a CDS encoding PstS family phosphate ABC transporter substrate-binding protein produces MKKLVIVLSLALLMGACGEKKEKVNSQNGTKELAGTIKVDGSSTVFPVTEAVAEEFRSEQPKVKVTIGVSGTGGGFKKFSRGETNISNASRPIKDKEKAACAENNINYLELEVAYDGLAVLVHPENDWVDSFNVEELKKIWEPAAQGKIMKWNQIRPEWPNEEIHLFGPGVASGTYDYFTEAIVGKSGSSRGDFTASEDDHVLVKGIAGDKYSLGFFGLAYYTENKDKLKLIGVHNGTEVVKPTLETVSNGSYRPLSRPLFIYVNSTSIKQPEVVEFVNFYIDNAGNLSKDVGYIPLPIENYIKQTENFKTFVESNK; encoded by the coding sequence ATGAAGAAATTAGTAATTGTATTGTCCTTAGCATTATTAATGGGTGCTTGTGGCGAGAAAAAAGAAAAAGTAAATAGTCAAAACGGAACTAAGGAATTAGCTGGAACTATTAAAGTGGATGGTTCAAGCACCGTATTTCCGGTTACGGAAGCTGTTGCCGAAGAATTCAGATCTGAACAACCAAAGGTAAAAGTCACCATTGGTGTCTCGGGTACAGGAGGAGGCTTTAAAAAATTCTCAAGAGGAGAAACAAACATTTCTAATGCTTCACGTCCAATTAAAGACAAAGAAAAAGCGGCATGTGCTGAAAACAACATCAATTATTTAGAGCTTGAGGTAGCTTATGATGGCTTAGCGGTTTTGGTACATCCTGAAAATGATTGGGTTGATAGTTTTAATGTTGAAGAGCTGAAGAAAATTTGGGAACCTGCAGCTCAAGGTAAAATCATGAAATGGAATCAAATTCGTCCTGAATGGCCAAATGAAGAAATTCATCTATTTGGACCAGGTGTTGCTTCTGGTACATATGACTATTTTACTGAAGCAATTGTTGGTAAAAGCGGTTCTAGTCGTGGAGACTTTACCGCAAGTGAGGATGACCACGTATTGGTAAAAGGTATTGCTGGAGATAAATATTCGTTGGGATTTTTCGGACTAGCCTACTATACTGAAAATAAAGATAAATTGAAATTAATTGGAGTACATAATGGGACTGAGGTTGTAAAGCCAACATTAGAAACAGTTAGTAATGGTAGCTATAGACCATTATCAAGACCTTTATTTATTTATGTAAACAGTACTTCAATAAAGCAGCCTGAAGTGGTAGAATTTGTTAATTTTTATATAGATAATGCAGGAAATTTGTCTAAGGATGTCGGTTATATTCCACTACCTATAGAAAATTATATTAAGCAAACTGAAAATTTCAAAACTTTTGTTGAAAGTAACAAATAA
- a CDS encoding inorganic phosphate transporter — translation MENIYILMVVALAILAIADLVVGVSNDAVNFLNSAVGSKAVSFKTIMIVASLGIACGAVFSSGMMEVARKGIFVPGEFYFNEIMIIFMAVMITDILLLDFFNTLGMPTSTTVSIVFELLGAAVAMALIKISADSGSFSELTNYINTAKATEIILGILGSVVIAFSVGALVQYISRLLLSFDFEKKAKWVGALFGGVALTAMVYFILMKGIKGADIANQSFDIIGGATIKDFLENNVLPIISVSFIIWSLLSYVFVAYLKTNIYKLIIIVGTFALALAFAGNDLVNFIGVPIAAWQSYQAFMDPLVNVDGLAANEFAMGILGKKVPTPTLLLFVAGMIMVLTLWFSSKAKSVLKTSIDLSSQGETQERFNPNFISRSLVRASMLISKYTASVVPNSVQNHIEKQFKKPVIKLTKGKDHELPAFDMVRAAVNLMVAGVLISIATSYKLPLSTTYVTFMVAMGTSLADRAWGSESAVYRVAGVLNVIGGWFGTALIAFIAAGTVAYLIHLGGPTMIAVLLLLAILLLARNYVGHVKKNREIKVEDSLNKAESNSIHGVIEESADNISKALKRVSKINHITIDGLINQDLTALKKAKNTVLKLESEIENLQNDIFYFIKDLDDSYLGASKFYIDVIGSIQDVAQSSSLIAKVSHKHVNNNHKSLKKKQAEELLNIDRKLIHLFDQIRGVFDSRKFDEIVPGIIEQKQILLDDVQQSIQKQVERTRTEESSPKNTTLYFSILLETQDLIKANMNILNLYYDEHRRSNEILDIEVEE, via the coding sequence ATGGAAAATATTTACATTTTGATGGTGGTTGCACTTGCTATCCTCGCAATTGCAGACCTAGTAGTTGGCGTTAGTAATGATGCCGTTAATTTTTTAAACTCCGCAGTAGGTTCAAAAGCAGTATCCTTTAAAACCATTATGATAGTTGCCAGTTTGGGAATAGCTTGTGGAGCTGTTTTTTCTAGTGGTATGATGGAGGTTGCCCGTAAAGGTATTTTTGTGCCAGGTGAATTCTACTTTAATGAAATCATGATTATCTTCATGGCGGTTATGATAACCGATATTTTATTACTCGATTTTTTTAATACCTTAGGGATGCCAACTTCAACTACCGTATCGATTGTATTTGAATTACTTGGTGCAGCGGTTGCAATGGCTCTCATTAAAATTAGTGCTGATAGTGGTTCCTTTTCTGAGCTAACTAATTATATTAATACAGCTAAGGCTACGGAAATAATACTTGGAATTTTAGGTTCTGTTGTAATTGCATTTTCTGTAGGTGCTCTTGTTCAATATATTTCTCGTCTATTATTATCTTTTGATTTTGAGAAGAAAGCAAAATGGGTAGGTGCATTATTTGGTGGGGTGGCATTAACGGCAATGGTTTATTTTATATTAATGAAAGGGATTAAGGGTGCAGATATTGCTAATCAGAGTTTTGATATAATTGGCGGTGCTACTATTAAGGATTTTTTAGAAAACAATGTATTGCCTATCATTTCAGTTAGCTTTATTATTTGGTCACTACTCTCTTATGTATTTGTTGCCTATTTAAAAACTAATATTTATAAGTTAATCATTATAGTAGGCACTTTTGCTTTAGCATTGGCTTTTGCTGGGAATGATTTAGTAAACTTTATTGGTGTGCCAATTGCTGCCTGGCAATCGTATCAGGCATTTATGGATCCGTTAGTTAATGTTGACGGATTAGCTGCAAATGAATTTGCAATGGGTATTTTAGGTAAGAAAGTTCCAACGCCAACATTATTGTTGTTTGTTGCAGGAATGATAATGGTATTGACCTTATGGTTTTCTAGTAAGGCAAAAAGTGTTTTAAAGACGTCTATAGACCTTTCTAGTCAAGGAGAAACTCAAGAACGTTTTAATCCTAATTTTATATCTAGGAGCTTGGTAAGAGCTTCAATGTTAATTAGCAAATATACGGCATCAGTAGTACCAAATTCAGTTCAAAATCATATAGAAAAACAGTTTAAAAAGCCTGTTATTAAGCTAACAAAAGGTAAAGACCACGAACTACCAGCTTTTGATATGGTTAGGGCTGCTGTTAACTTAATGGTTGCTGGAGTGTTAATATCTATTGCTACTTCTTATAAATTACCACTATCAACAACTTATGTTACATTTATGGTAGCAATGGGTACTTCATTGGCCGATAGAGCTTGGGGCAGTGAAAGTGCCGTTTATAGAGTTGCAGGTGTACTTAATGTTATTGGCGGATGGTTTGGTACAGCTTTAATTGCTTTTATTGCAGCTGGTACTGTTGCTTATCTTATCCATTTAGGTGGACCAACAATGATTGCAGTATTATTATTACTGGCCATTTTGTTATTAGCTAGAAATTATGTAGGTCATGTAAAAAAGAATAGAGAGATTAAAGTTGAAGATAGCTTAAACAAAGCCGAAAGCAATTCCATTCATGGGGTAATTGAAGAAAGTGCAGATAATATTTCCAAGGCTTTAAAAAGAGTAAGCAAAATTAACCATATAACAATTGATGGTTTAATTAATCAAGATTTGACTGCTCTGAAAAAGGCAAAGAATACGGTTTTAAAATTAGAATCTGAAATTGAGAATCTTCAAAATGACATTTTTTATTTTATAAAGGATTTGGATGATTCTTATTTAGGTGCCAGTAAATTTTATATTGATGTTATTGGGAGTATACAAGATGTAGCACAGTCATCTAGTTTAATTGCAAAAGTTAGCCACAAACATGTCAATAATAATCACAAATCGCTAAAGAAAAAACAAGCCGAAGAGTTGCTTAATATAGATAGGAAATTAATACACCTTTTTGATCAAATTCGGGGAGTATTTGATTCAAGAAAGTTTGATGAAATAGTTCCAGGTATCATAGAGCAAAAACAAATCTTATTAGATGATGTTCAACAATCAATACAAAAACAAGTTGAACGGACTAGAACAGAAGAATCTAGCCCTAAAAACACTACATTATATTTCAGTATTTTATTAGAAACTCAAGATTTAATTAAGGCAAATATGAACATTTTAAATTTGTATTATGATGAGCACCGTAGATCAAATGAGATTTTAGATATTGAGGTTGAGGAATAG
- the pstC gene encoding phosphate ABC transporter permease subunit PstC → MRKIKELIIEKSLFSSALITIAVTVGIVLVLAFEAFQFFSEVSIIDFFTDTQWTPLFTDKHYGISALLSGTLLTSFIAIAVALPVGLSISIYLSEYAPRSFRKTIKPLLELLAAVPTVVYGFFALVVVTPFLQQIYPDLSGFNSLSAGIVMGIMIIPFVSSLSEDALYAVPSSLREASYGMGATKLQTAFKVVVPAASSGIVVSVILAVSRAIGETMIVAIAAGQQPRLTLDPTVPVETITAYIVQVSLGDVQHNSIEYRTIFAAGITLFVFTFLLNSISYRIRKKYHEKYE, encoded by the coding sequence ATGCGTAAAATAAAGGAATTAATTATTGAAAAATCCTTGTTTTCAAGTGCTTTAATTACTATTGCTGTTACTGTTGGTATTGTTTTAGTTTTAGCTTTTGAAGCTTTTCAATTTTTTAGCGAAGTTTCTATTATTGACTTTTTTACTGATACGCAATGGACTCCCTTATTTACTGACAAACATTATGGAATTTCAGCACTACTGTCGGGAACGTTATTAACCTCTTTTATTGCTATTGCCGTTGCATTACCTGTAGGTTTGTCTATTAGCATTTACTTAAGCGAATATGCCCCAAGAAGTTTTAGAAAGACTATAAAACCATTATTAGAATTACTGGCTGCAGTTCCAACTGTAGTTTATGGTTTTTTTGCTCTAGTAGTTGTAACTCCATTTTTACAGCAAATTTACCCTGATTTGTCTGGATTTAACTCGTTATCTGCGGGTATTGTAATGGGCATAATGATTATTCCTTTTGTATCTTCTTTAAGTGAGGATGCCTTGTATGCGGTTCCAAGCTCACTTAGAGAAGCCTCATATGGTATGGGAGCTACAAAATTACAAACAGCTTTTAAAGTTGTTGTGCCAGCTGCTTCATCAGGTATAGTAGTTTCAGTAATATTAGCAGTTTCAAGAGCTATAGGTGAGACAATGATCGTTGCTATTGCTGCGGGACAACAACCAAGATTAACTCTAGACCCAACTGTTCCAGTAGAAACCATTACGGCTTATATAGTGCAAGTTAGCTTAGGAGATGTGCAACATAACTCTATAGAATACAGAACAATTTTTGCTGCTGGTATTACACTATTTGTTTTTACTTTCTTATTAAATAGTATTAGTTATAGAATAAGAAAAAAATATCATGAAAAGTATGAATAA
- a CDS encoding porin — translation MKNLKNILSIALLLTFTVSFAQDTNAPKFGKGLFNLVGQDSTWSMKIATRMQFLAIANWEREDGSYINPESNFLVRRARLKFDGFAFSPRLKYKIELGLSNRDISGASQFTSNAPRYILDALIKWNFYENFELWFGQTKLPGNIERVISSGNLQQVDRSLLNSRFNIDRDLGIQLRHKTKLSKTFVMREKFSIAQGEGRNITSGNLGGHQYTGRLEFLPMGEFKSKGDYSGSDLKREEKPKLMLAVTYDHNNNAVKNRSNQGSYMVTDDGFYQTNINTLFIDAMFKYNGFSLMAEYADRDADDPLAKNSDGTLTGDEVQVGKGLNFQAGYLFKSNWELSGRYTNIELDKNITGKNPETQYTLGISKYIVGHKLKLQSDISYLSIDGSNNELMYRLQFDIHF, via the coding sequence ATGAAAAATTTAAAAAACATTCTATCAATTGCACTACTATTGACTTTTACTGTGTCTTTTGCCCAAGACACCAATGCTCCGAAATTTGGGAAAGGACTTTTTAATTTAGTCGGACAAGACAGTACGTGGTCAATGAAAATTGCCACCCGTATGCAGTTTTTAGCTATTGCTAATTGGGAACGCGAAGATGGTAGTTATATCAATCCAGAAAGTAACTTTTTAGTTAGACGTGCCCGTTTAAAATTTGATGGTTTTGCTTTTAGTCCTAGATTAAAATATAAGATTGAACTGGGTTTGTCAAATAGAGATATTTCAGGGGCTTCTCAGTTCACAAGCAATGCCCCGAGATATATATTGGACGCCTTAATAAAATGGAATTTTTACGAAAATTTTGAATTATGGTTTGGTCAAACGAAATTACCAGGTAACATAGAACGTGTAATTTCTTCAGGTAATTTGCAGCAAGTTGATCGTTCACTATTAAACAGTCGCTTTAATATTGACCGTGATTTGGGAATACAACTGCGTCACAAAACTAAGTTGTCTAAAACGTTTGTTATGAGAGAAAAATTCTCTATAGCTCAAGGTGAGGGACGAAACATAACTTCTGGTAACCTAGGTGGTCATCAGTACACAGGACGTTTGGAGTTCCTTCCAATGGGCGAGTTCAAAAGTAAGGGAGATTATTCTGGCAGTGATTTAAAACGTGAAGAAAAACCAAAATTAATGCTTGCTGTAACTTATGACCACAATAATAATGCAGTTAAAAACCGAAGCAATCAAGGGTCTTATATGGTTACAGACGATGGTTTTTACCAGACTAACATCAATACATTATTTATTGATGCCATGTTTAAATATAATGGATTTTCACTAATGGCTGAATATGCAGATAGAGATGCTGATGATCCTCTTGCCAAAAATTCTGATGGTACCTTAACTGGTGACGAAGTGCAGGTTGGTAAAGGTTTAAATTTCCAAGCTGGTTATTTATTTAAAAGTAATTGGGAACTTTCTGGTCGCTATACAAATATTGAATTAGATAAAAATATAACGGGAAAAAACCCAGAAACCCAATACACTTTGGGTATTTCTAAATATATAGTTGGACATAAGTTAAAATTACAATCTGATATCAGTTACCTATCAATAGATGGTAGTAACAACGAATTAATGTACAGACTGCAATTTGATATACATTTTTAG
- the phoU gene encoding phosphate signaling complex protein PhoU → MVENAEQHRVALNETGYEMLILCKSQLAKAREALVNNDTDLAEEVINTEKRVNSLDLKIVKDCERFLALYNPVASDLRFIMAVLKINYELERIADHAYNISKYVVEEDKKVAPHLLKVLEFEKMYETIDSMMDYITFAYTENDVKIARKVFKKDKILDKINSNSFKTLEEEIKKNNTIIHQGLLLLSVVKKLERIGDLIKNIAEEIIFYVDAEVVKHKKKK, encoded by the coding sequence ATGGTAGAAAATGCAGAACAACATCGTGTAGCACTAAATGAAACGGGTTATGAAATGCTGATCTTATGCAAATCACAATTAGCAAAGGCAAGAGAAGCCCTAGTTAATAACGATACTGATCTGGCAGAAGAAGTAATTAATACCGAAAAACGTGTTAACTCTTTAGATTTGAAAATTGTCAAAGATTGTGAACGATTTTTGGCTTTGTATAATCCTGTGGCATCGGATTTAAGATTTATCATGGCAGTTCTTAAAATTAATTATGAATTAGAGCGGATAGCAGACCACGCCTATAATATCTCAAAATATGTTGTAGAAGAAGATAAAAAAGTTGCACCTCATTTATTGAAAGTATTGGAATTTGAGAAGATGTACGAAACCATAGACTCTATGATGGATTATATTACTTTCGCCTATACTGAGAATGATGTGAAAATTGCAAGGAAAGTCTTTAAAAAAGACAAGATTTTAGACAAAATAAATAGTAACTCTTTTAAAACTCTTGAAGAAGAAATAAAGAAAAACAATACTATTATACATCAAGGATTATTACTACTTTCTGTGGTTAAGAAGTTAGAACGCATTGGCGATCTTATTAAAAATATTGCTGAAGAAATAATATTTTATGTAGATGCCGAGGTTGTAAAGCACAAAAAGAAAAAATAG
- the pstB gene encoding phosphate ABC transporter ATP-binding protein PstB, which yields MAKEIKITMEEIVLNTKKDKNKDLTDQTASRSRIEAKDVKVWYGDFEAIKGVTISIKPNTVTAFIGPSGCGKSTFLRLFNRMNDYIDVFKMSGKIKINGDNIYKKKVNVEELRKEIGMVFQKPNPFPKSIFENVAYGLKIQGIKDKKFINERVEKSLRQADLWEEVKDNLKKSALALSGGQQQRLCIARTLAVEPSIILMDEPTASLDPISTSKIEDLIFNLKEKYTIIIVTHNMQQASRISDYTAFFYMGDLIEYDKTKKIFTNPQKQQTENYITGRFG from the coding sequence ATGGCAAAAGAAATTAAAATAACTATGGAAGAAATAGTATTAAATACAAAAAAAGATAAAAATAAAGATTTAACTGACCAAACAGCGTCAAGGTCAAGAATTGAAGCTAAAGATGTTAAAGTTTGGTATGGTGATTTTGAGGCCATAAAAGGCGTAACCATTAGTATTAAACCCAATACCGTAACTGCATTCATAGGGCCATCAGGTTGCGGTAAATCTACATTTTTAAGACTTTTTAATCGCATGAACGATTATATTGATGTGTTTAAAATGTCGGGAAAAATAAAAATAAATGGGGATAATATTTACAAGAAAAAAGTAAATGTAGAGGAGTTACGTAAAGAAATTGGCATGGTTTTTCAAAAGCCGAATCCGTTTCCTAAATCCATTTTTGAAAATGTTGCATATGGGCTTAAAATACAGGGAATAAAAGATAAAAAATTTATCAACGAAAGAGTAGAAAAATCATTGAGGCAAGCGGATCTCTGGGAAGAGGTTAAAGATAATTTGAAAAAATCAGCTCTAGCTTTATCAGGAGGACAGCAACAACGTTTGTGCATAGCCAGGACACTAGCGGTTGAACCTTCCATCATTTTGATGGATGAACCTACAGCTTCGCTTGACCCTATTTCAACTTCTAAAATTGAGGATCTTATTTTTAATCTAAAGGAAAAATATACCATTATAATTGTGACGCACAATATGCAACAAGCAAGTAGAATTAGCGATTACACGGCTTTTTTCTATATGGGTGATTTAATTGAGTACGATAAAACAAAAAAAATATTTACCAACCCTCAAAAACAACAAACCGAAAATTACATAACAGGACGTTTCGGATAA
- the pstA gene encoding phosphate ABC transporter permease PstA, giving the protein MNNLQKNKIKDKLFKFWGIFCTLIGLILLTVFIGDILIDGLGRIDWSFITNLPSRKAEKSGIFTALMGSIWILILTTLIAFPLGVAAGIYLEEYGHKNRFAGLLEVNISNLAGVPSIIYGLLGLEVFVRIMGLGASVLAGSLTLSLLILPIIIVATREAIKAVPSSIKDASYALGASRWQTIWHQTLPASVGGILTGVILALSRAVGETAPLIVVGALAYVPFAPQNPMDEFSVLPIQIFNWISRPQHGFIENAAAAIIILLLITFIMNGIAVYFRNKWQKKLK; this is encoded by the coding sequence ATGAATAACCTTCAAAAGAATAAGATAAAAGACAAACTTTTTAAGTTTTGGGGTATATTTTGCACTTTAATTGGTCTGATATTGCTTACCGTATTTATTGGAGATATTTTAATTGACGGATTAGGCAGGATAGATTGGTCTTTTATAACTAATTTGCCTTCTAGAAAAGCAGAAAAGTCAGGCATTTTCACGGCTTTAATGGGAAGTATATGGATTCTGATTTTAACGACTCTCATAGCCTTTCCTCTAGGTGTGGCAGCTGGTATTTATTTAGAGGAGTATGGACATAAAAATAGATTTGCAGGATTATTGGAAGTCAATATTTCTAACCTGGCGGGAGTTCCTTCTATAATTTATGGATTATTGGGACTAGAAGTTTTTGTTAGAATTATGGGTTTGGGTGCAAGTGTACTAGCCGGTAGTTTAACATTATCGCTCTTAATATTACCTATCATTATTGTTGCAACCAGAGAAGCAATAAAAGCTGTTCCTTCTTCTATAAAAGATGCGTCTTATGCTTTAGGAGCTTCAAGATGGCAAACCATTTGGCATCAAACATTACCTGCATCAGTAGGAGGGATTTTAACAGGAGTCATTCTGGCATTATCAAGAGCCGTTGGAGAAACCGCTCCGTTAATCGTAGTTGGGGCTTTAGCTTATGTACCTTTTGCACCGCAAAATCCGATGGATGAATTTTCTGTTTTGCCAATTCAAATATTCAACTGGATTTCCAGACCGCAACATGGGTTTATCGAGAATGCCGCCGCTGCCATTATCATATTATTGTTAATTACTTTTATTATGAATGGCATAGCTGTATATTTTAGAAATAAATGGCAAAAGAAATTAAAATAA
- the pgi gene encoding glucose-6-phosphate isomerase, which yields MALKNQNPTKTIAWKSLQESYQEIKDIDMKKFFLQDVDRKEKYTLKHDGFTVDFSKNRINDNVLTSLVALANEVDLQDGIDKMFAGDVINETENRAVLHTALRNKSGGAVTVDGKNVMREVNATLKKIKAFSKSVISGKHKGYTGKAITDVVNIGIGGSDLGPRMVVDALQYYKNHLKTHFISNIDGDHVMETIKELNPETTLFVIVSKTFTTQETLTNAETVKKWFLSKGATQFDIQHNFVAVSTNLEKVSDFGIATDNIFTMWDWVGGRYSLWSAVGLSISLALGYNNFDQLLTGANEMDEHFKTAPFDKNIPVTLALISIWYNNFFKTDSEVVIPYSQYLTQFVPYLQQGSMESNGKSVDRNGNPIDYQTGNIIWGNTGTNVQHAFMQLVHQGTKLIPVDFIGFSESLYGNSDHHNKLMANFYAQAEALYLGKTKEDVHLELKTAGKQDQITKLLPFKVFQGNRPSNTLLMDKLTPKNLGKLIATYEHKTFVQGYIWNIYSFDQFGVELGKELAKKFLT from the coding sequence ATGGCGTTAAAAAATCAAAACCCAACTAAAACCATTGCTTGGAAGAGTTTACAAGAATCATATCAAGAGATTAAGGATATTGATATGAAAAAATTCTTTTTACAAGATGTGGATAGAAAAGAAAAATACACCTTGAAACACGACGGTTTTACCGTTGATTTTTCAAAAAATAGAATCAATGACAATGTTTTAACATCTTTGGTTGCTTTGGCTAATGAGGTTGATTTACAAGATGGAATCGATAAAATGTTTGCAGGAGATGTTATCAATGAAACCGAAAACAGAGCTGTACTGCACACCGCTTTACGGAACAAATCGGGCGGTGCCGTTACCGTTGACGGTAAAAATGTAATGCGTGAAGTAAACGCTACCTTAAAAAAGATAAAAGCATTTTCTAAAAGCGTAATCTCTGGCAAACACAAAGGATATACCGGCAAGGCTATAACCGATGTGGTGAATATCGGCATAGGTGGTTCAGATCTTGGGCCAAGAATGGTCGTTGATGCGTTGCAATACTATAAAAATCATTTAAAGACACATTTTATATCCAATATAGATGGTGATCATGTTATGGAAACCATCAAGGAACTGAACCCTGAGACGACACTTTTTGTAATTGTTTCCAAAACCTTTACTACTCAAGAAACACTGACTAATGCAGAGACTGTCAAAAAATGGTTTTTATCAAAAGGAGCAACACAATTCGATATACAGCATAATTTTGTAGCGGTTTCTACCAATTTGGAAAAAGTCTCAGATTTTGGTATCGCAACGGATAATATTTTTACCATGTGGGATTGGGTTGGCGGTCGATATTCATTGTGGAGTGCCGTAGGATTGTCTATTAGCCTTGCTTTAGGTTATAATAACTTTGACCAATTATTGACCGGTGCTAATGAAATGGATGAGCATTTTAAGACAGCTCCATTTGATAAAAATATTCCTGTAACATTGGCACTAATTAGCATATGGTACAATAATTTTTTCAAGACAGATTCAGAAGTAGTTATTCCTTATTCTCAATATTTGACACAGTTTGTACCCTATCTGCAACAAGGGTCTATGGAAAGTAATGGCAAATCGGTTGACCGTAATGGTAACCCTATCGATTATCAAACAGGTAATATTATTTGGGGAAATACAGGAACAAACGTGCAACATGCTTTTATGCAATTGGTGCATCAGGGCACAAAATTAATTCCGGTTGACTTTATCGGGTTTTCAGAATCGTTATACGGAAATTCTGACCATCATAATAAGCTGATGGCCAATTTTTACGCCCAAGCCGAAGCTTTGTATTTAGGTAAAACAAAAGAGGATGTCCATCTAGAATTAAAAACAGCCGGTAAACAAGATCAAATAACCAAGTTACTGCCGTTTAAAGTATTTCAAGGTAACAGACCTTCTAATACCTTGTTGATGGATAAGCTTACTCCAAAAAACTTAGGTAAACTCATAGCAACTTATGAGCACAAGACTTTTGTGCAAGGCTATATTTGGAACATCTATAGTTTTGATCAGTTTGGTGTAGAATTAGGAAAAGAATTGGCAAAAAAGTTTTTAACCTAA
- a CDS encoding M23 family metallopeptidase, which produces MKKVIFLLIIVFLFSCKSDKIDEEPISSKIEIPELIQKFGYTLNDYKVVEDTIRNGDSFGEILDRHHVNHTEVYNIVESVKDSFNVAKLQVGKPYVILAKKDTTEKAQVFVYQPRITEYVVIDFTDSIFYEFHKKEIKTVVKEASGAITDSLYALSLVMQDKGLDYALVNEMADIYAWTVDFFHLQKGDKFKVIYEEKFIEDTIYAGLGEIKAAYFEHKNQPFYAFNFTTDSTKNVSDYYDESANSLRRQFLKAPLKFSRISSRYNLKRFIRYYGRVKPHRGTDFAAGVGTPIMSTANGTVTESRRRGGNGNYVKIKHNSVYSTQYLHMSKRAVKRGDFVKQGDIIGYVGMTGNTSGPHVCYRFWKNGVQVDPLKQKLPSAEPIADSLKVNYLSFIQPYRQQLDGLILD; this is translated from the coding sequence GTGAAAAAAGTTATTTTTCTCCTCATAATAGTATTCCTCTTTTCCTGTAAAAGTGATAAAATTGATGAAGAACCGATCTCCTCAAAAATTGAAATTCCCGAACTGATTCAAAAATTTGGTTATACTTTAAATGATTATAAAGTTGTTGAAGACACTATCAGAAACGGTGATAGTTTTGGAGAAATATTAGATAGACATCATGTAAATCACACCGAAGTTTATAATATAGTAGAATCAGTCAAAGATTCTTTTAACGTTGCTAAATTACAGGTTGGCAAACCTTATGTTATTCTGGCAAAAAAGGATACTACGGAAAAAGCTCAAGTATTTGTATATCAACCTAGAATTACTGAATATGTGGTTATAGATTTTACAGATTCTATTTTTTACGAATTCCATAAAAAAGAAATAAAAACAGTTGTTAAAGAGGCCTCAGGAGCTATTACTGACAGCCTCTATGCCCTTTCTTTGGTTATGCAAGATAAAGGTTTGGATTATGCTTTGGTAAATGAAATGGCAGATATTTATGCTTGGACAGTTGATTTTTTCCATCTTCAAAAAGGAGATAAGTTTAAAGTTATTTACGAAGAGAAATTTATTGAGGACACCATTTATGCAGGGTTAGGAGAAATAAAAGCAGCATATTTTGAGCATAAAAACCAACCTTTTTATGCTTTTAACTTTACCACAGATTCAACCAAAAATGTTTCCGATTATTATGATGAATCAGCCAATTCATTACGAAGGCAATTTTTAAAAGCACCTTTAAAGTTTAGTAGAATATCTTCTCGATACAATTTAAAACGGTTTATAAGATATTATGGTAGGGTAAAACCACATAGAGGTACCGATTTTGCCGCGGGCGTTGGTACTCCAATTATGAGTACGGCAAATGGTACAGTAACTGAATCTAGGCGTAGAGGAGGGAATGGAAATTACGTTAAAATTAAGCACAATTCAGTGTACTCCACACAATATTTGCATATGAGTAAGCGTGCAGTAAAAAGAGGAGATTTTGTTAAACAGGGCGATATAATTGGTTATGTTGGAATGACCGGAAACACTTCAGGTCCACATGTTTGTTATCGTTTTTGGAAAAATGGTGTACAGGTAGACCCTCTAAAACAAAAATTGCCATCGGCTGAACCTATTGCAGATAGTCTAAAAGTAAATTACTTAAGCTTTATACAACCCTACAGACAGCAACTTGACGGTTTAATTCTCGATTAA